TCAAGGATGTGACATTGTCCGGCTCGACTTATATCATGGTCATATTCCTCGTTTTCTTCCAGGTTTTGCTGGTTACCATGGTATACGGTCCTATTGCTGCATTCCTGGTGGAGCTGTTCCCAACCCAGATCCGCTACACCTCCATGTCACTGCCTTACCATATTGGAAACGGCGTTTTTGGCGGGCTGGTACCGTTTATTGCCACGCTGGTCGCTTCTTTCAGCGGCTCTACGCCGCTTTCGGGGCTTTGGTACCCGATCGGGATTGCGGCGCTCTCGTTTGTGATCGGCGCAGTTTACATCAACAACCGCGTGGATAATAATGTAATGGACTGAGATTTTGTTCTAAAAAATTATATATAATTAATTATGAATGCTTTAAAGAAATTTCTGGGTTTGGTCTGGATGTTGTTGGGACCTGTAATTATCCTCTTTTTATTTATGCAGGCAGCCGATAAGATTGGTCTGGCAGCAGAGGGAATAGACCGTACGAACACTACTTTGCAGTGGTCTATCATCATATTGATTTTTATTCCGATTTGCGCAGGACTGGTGATTTTCGGTTATTACGCCTGGAAAGGCGAGTACGAACACTTGCCGGAAAGTTCATCGGAATTGTAGTCACATGAAAGAAGAAGTATATATCCTGTCTGCGGCGCGTACACCAATCGGCAGTTTCGGCGGCAGTCTGGCTTCCATACACCCGGCCAGGCTCGGCGCCACTGCGATCCAGGGCGCACTGGCGAAATCTGGTTTGGAAGCGGGGCAGGTGGAAGAAGTATTGATGGGCAATGTAGTGTCTGCCAATTTAGGCCAGGCACCTGCACGTCAGGCGGCAATTTACGCGGGCCTGCCTACCGGTGTAATCTGCACGACGGTCAATAAAGTGTGCGCTTCGGGTATGAAAGCGACCGTTTTCGGTGCGCAATCGATTCAACTGGGCGACGCGCAGGTGGTTGTGACGGGCGGGATGGAAAGTATGTCGCAGATTCCGTATTATTTACCCAAAGCAAGAAACGGATACGGATATGGTCACGGCGAGATCATCGACGGGCTATTAAAGGACGGCTTGACCGACGTTTACGACCAGATCGGGATGGGGCTATGCGGCGACCGCACAGCTGCGAGATATGAGATCAGCCGGGAAGAGCAGG
This Dyadobacter sp. UC 10 DNA region includes the following protein-coding sequences:
- a CDS encoding DUF6814 family protein codes for the protein MNALKKFLGLVWMLLGPVIILFLFMQAADKIGLAAEGIDRTNTTLQWSIIILIFIPICAGLVIFGYYAWKGEYEHLPESSSEL